One stretch of Malus domestica chromosome 14, GDT2T_hap1 DNA includes these proteins:
- the LOC103455584 gene encoding transcription initiation factor TFIID subunit 2-like isoform X1 — protein sequence MMLFYILITRYGVHGAGSLVKMTIHKVVAMIWSSPLHKILWLLALAAYYTRPPTLYGVPKDHKPFHLGEAESFREQKNIFAAFIPESKYVEPPSEAPNLSHGDLTVPETSSDGFAFPAASKDDLGAPEPTTDGFGAPELPSGGLGDPEPSGSGLVAEEPSIGGFAAPEPRIGSFDGLAVSEPSIVSPSNQNLEEVNSWHDLGSRMTASIGCAKLASDVDDTGKELQCTADSSKVSALPRPEDPSPSFIQDNRDAEVQKHAGVQALSVPRNDVIGGSSGMSDSLPRGKEKEKKKDEKRKRDGHKGHRDDPEYLERKRIKKVKKPKEKEMAKLLNERAKVPSAELPSPQLCNSNRSSPVDPTS from the exons ATGATGCTGTTCTACATACTGATAACCAGATACGGCGTGCACGGTGCTGGTTCCCTTGTAAAGATGACAATTCACAAAGTTGTTG CTATGATCTGGAGTTCACCGTTGCACAAAATCTTGTGGCTGTTAGCACTGGCAGCTTACTATACCAG GCCCCCAACGCTATATGGAGTGCCAAAAGATCATAAACCATTTCATTTAGGTGAAGCGGAAAGCTTCCGAGAGCAGAAAAACATCTTTGCCGCTTTCATCCCAGAAAGTAAATATGTGGAACCACCTTCCGAAGCTCCAAACCTTTCTCATGGTGATTTAACTGTTCCTGAAACTTCCAGCGATGGGTTTGCCTTTCCAGCAGCTTCCAAGGATGATTTGGGTGCTCCAGAACCTACAACCGATGGTTTTGGTGCtccagaacttcccagtggtgGTCTTGGTGATCCAGAACCTTCTGGTAGTGGTTTGGTCGCTGAAGAACCTTCCATTGGTGGTTTTGCTGCTCCAGAACCTCGGATTGGTAGTTTTGATGGCTTAGCGGTTTCAGAACCTTCCATTGTGAGCCCTAGCAATCAAAATCTCGAGgaagtaaactcttggcatgATCTTGGATCCCGGATGACTGCCAGCATTGGTTGCGCAAAACTTGCTAGTGATGTGGATGATACAGGAAAGGAATTACAATGCACTGCCGATTCAAGCAAAGTTTCTGCGCTGCCTCGGCCCGAAGATCCATCACCTAGCTTTATCCAAGATAACCGAGATGCAGAAGTACAGAAGCATGCAGGTGTCCAAGCTCTTTCAGTTCCTAGGAACGATGTTATTGGTGGTTCATCCGGAATGTCGGATTCTCTTCCTCGCgggaaagaaaaggagaaaaagaaagacgAGAAACGAAAGAGGGATGGCCATAAGGGCCACCGAGATGATCCTGAGTATTTGGAGCGGAAGCGTATAAAGAAGGTGAAGAAGCCGAAGGAGAAAGAAATGGCGAAGCTGTTGAATGAGCGCGCGAAAGTACCTTCCGCGGAGTTACCAAGTCCGCAACTGTGCAACTCAAACCGGTCGAGCCCAGTGGATCCAACAAGTTAG
- the LOC103455584 gene encoding transcription initiation factor TFIID subunit 2-like isoform X2 → MITFQDEKHYSVFSLLPRMEFICSSLRLDIFHYFLLIVYEPRPIFRPPTLYGVPKDHKPFHLGEAESFREQKNIFAAFIPESKYVEPPSEAPNLSHGDLTVPETSSDGFAFPAASKDDLGAPEPTTDGFGAPELPSGGLGDPEPSGSGLVAEEPSIGGFAAPEPRIGSFDGLAVSEPSIVSPSNQNLEEVNSWHDLGSRMTASIGCAKLASDVDDTGKELQCTADSSKVSALPRPEDPSPSFIQDNRDAEVQKHAGVQALSVPRNDVIGGSSGMSDSLPRGKEKEKKKDEKRKRDGHKGHRDDPEYLERKRIKKVKKPKEKEMAKLLNERAKVPSAELPSPQLCNSNRSSPVDPTS, encoded by the coding sequence ATGATTACTTTTCAGGATGAAAAACATTACTCAGTTTTTTCTCTTTTGCCACGTATGGAGTTCATTTGTTCTTCGTTAAGGCTCGacatttttcattattttctatTAATTGTATATGAACCGAGACCCATTTTCAGGCCCCCAACGCTATATGGAGTGCCAAAAGATCATAAACCATTTCATTTAGGTGAAGCGGAAAGCTTCCGAGAGCAGAAAAACATCTTTGCCGCTTTCATCCCAGAAAGTAAATATGTGGAACCACCTTCCGAAGCTCCAAACCTTTCTCATGGTGATTTAACTGTTCCTGAAACTTCCAGCGATGGGTTTGCCTTTCCAGCAGCTTCCAAGGATGATTTGGGTGCTCCAGAACCTACAACCGATGGTTTTGGTGCtccagaacttcccagtggtgGTCTTGGTGATCCAGAACCTTCTGGTAGTGGTTTGGTCGCTGAAGAACCTTCCATTGGTGGTTTTGCTGCTCCAGAACCTCGGATTGGTAGTTTTGATGGCTTAGCGGTTTCAGAACCTTCCATTGTGAGCCCTAGCAATCAAAATCTCGAGgaagtaaactcttggcatgATCTTGGATCCCGGATGACTGCCAGCATTGGTTGCGCAAAACTTGCTAGTGATGTGGATGATACAGGAAAGGAATTACAATGCACTGCCGATTCAAGCAAAGTTTCTGCGCTGCCTCGGCCCGAAGATCCATCACCTAGCTTTATCCAAGATAACCGAGATGCAGAAGTACAGAAGCATGCAGGTGTCCAAGCTCTTTCAGTTCCTAGGAACGATGTTATTGGTGGTTCATCCGGAATGTCGGATTCTCTTCCTCGCgggaaagaaaaggagaaaaagaaagacgAGAAACGAAAGAGGGATGGCCATAAGGGCCACCGAGATGATCCTGAGTATTTGGAGCGGAAGCGTATAAAGAAGGTGAAGAAGCCGAAGGAGAAAGAAATGGCGAAGCTGTTGAATGAGCGCGCGAAAGTACCTTCCGCGGAGTTACCAAGTCCGCAACTGTGCAACTCAAACCGGTCGAGCCCAGTGGATCCAACAAGTTAG